The Solea senegalensis isolate Sse05_10M linkage group LG4, IFAPA_SoseM_1, whole genome shotgun sequence genome includes a region encoding these proteins:
- the LOC122767970 gene encoding amphoterin-induced protein 3-like encodes MNVGSRAGFLQGVVAVPPLWWSVPMLICLQLLQSDTVHTTACPSQASSQTNRCLCASDIVSCAALGLEWVPGEMPVSAVTLDLSHNRISQLKGGAFRGLSRLETIRLAHNRLTTVHPGAFQNTSGPQLRHLDLSSNQLRVVEHHYFLELPGLEELLLFNNRIVQVESQALSGLRNLQRAYLSHNRLTHFPFFSIQEQSHPHLTMLDLSSNRLLKLPLEDISNLPQLVQRGLYLHNNSLECECSMFRLFRHWEQQGFVSVRHFRHEHTCRVYGLQKATVRFFQHDRYFKKCNLSAASTALGQQRTHSVSVKEGKAALLHCVTALSGHSLTFLWVSPNQEYVAPPGNNGSLKMFTNGSLEIVEARVEDAGVYWCMALDQQQQRNQTSEVNVTVAQRHHESHQFNTGFTTLLGCVVSLLLILMYLYLTPCRCSHCAKATPTASTENEAGAGSAKSSILTPNPPATTEGPGHKVSTNKHVVFLEPIREQQNGKLRAGPGSGAEQGHVGHGLPLEAE; translated from the coding sequence ATGAATGTTGGCAGTAGAGCTGGTTTCCTACAGGGTGTGGTGGCAGTGCCCCCATTATGGTGGTCCGTCCCAATGTTGATTTGTCTCCAGCTGCTTCAGTCGGACACCGTCCACACCACCGCATGTCCGTCCCAGGCCTCGTCCCAAACAAACAGATGTCTCTGTGCCTCAGACATTGTCAGCTGCGCTGCCCTGGGTCTGGAGTGGGTCCCCGGTGAAATGCCTGTCTCTGCAGTCACTCTGGACCTCAGCCACAACCGCATCAGTCAGCTGAAGGGCGGGGCCTTCAGAGGACTTTCTCGACTAGAGACGATACGATTGGCTCACAACCGCCTGACCACCGTTCACCCCGGGGCATTTCAGAACACCTCCGGGCCTCAGCTCCGCCACCTGGATCTGTCATCCAATCAGCTGCGTGTTGTGGAGCATCACTATTTCCTGGAGCTGCCTGGAttagaggagctgctgctgttcaacAACAGGATCGTGCAGGTGGAGAGTCAAGCTCTGTCTGGACTGAGAAACCTGCAGAGAGCGTACCTGAGCCACAACCGGCTCACTCACTTTCCCTTCTTCTCCATCCAAGAGCAGAGCCACCCTCACCTGACCATGTTGGACCTGTCCTCAAACCGCCTGCTCAAGCTGCCTCTGGAGGACATATCAAACCTGCCTCAGCTGGTCCAGAGAGGACTCTACCTTCACAACAACTCTCTGGAGTGTGAATGTTCCATGTTCAGACTGTTCCGGCACTGGGAGCAGCAGGGATTTGTGTCGGTCAGGCACTTCAGACACGAGCACACCTGTCGGGTCTATGGTTTACAGAAAGCCACGGTGCGCTTCTTCCAACACGATCGctactttaaaaaatgtaaccTGAGTGCGGCGAGTACAGCGCTCGGCCAGCAGAGGACGCACAGCGTCTCAGTGAAGGAGGGGAAGGCAGCGCTGCTGCACTGTGTCACCGCCCTCAGCGGCCACAGTCTGACCTTTCTCTGGGTGTCGCCAAACCAGGAGTATGTGGCACCGCCGGGGAACAATGGCTCTTTGAAGATGTTCACCAACGGCAGCCTGGAGATCGTGGAGGCACGTGTGGAGGACGCCGGGGTGTACTGGTGCATGGCACtggaccagcagcagcaacgcaACCAGACCAGTGAGGTCAACGTGACAGTAgcacagcgccaccatgagTCCCACCAGTTCAACACCGGGTTCACCACACTGCTGGGCTGCGTGGTCAGTCTGCTGCTCATCCTCATGTACCTCTACCTGACGCCGTGCCGCTGCTCTCACTGTGCCAAGGCCACACCCACTGCCAGCACAGAAAATGAGGCCGGAGCAGGAAGTGCCAAATCCTCCATCCTCACCCCGAACCCACCCGCGACGACCGAGGGCCCGGGACACAAGGTCAGTACCAACAAGCATGTGGTGTTTCtggagccaatcagagagcagcagaATGGCAAACTGAGGGCAGGGCCCGGTTCTGGGGCAGAGCAAGGACACGTGGGGCATGGCTTACCACTAGAGGCGGAGTAA